From Apteryx mantelli isolate bAptMan1 chromosome 30, bAptMan1.hap1, whole genome shotgun sequence, the proteins below share one genomic window:
- the USHBP1 gene encoding harmonin-binding protein USHBP1, giving the protein MEKASGASCGPGPAGGLVLSSRGAQASAGLGDGRGRSPVPGPPGTGGGDALGTSIPAWPGAPAPPTSIPWPRASPSHGHFPAMGISQPWASTSHGHPLVVALAVEPSSDMAPGAGLGLTGPAAPARDQPRPPSPAAGPTGHGGPRAACTGPWAPQTAVATTLQRRCSLFLLQTGNRSCFRRCRSTGEGRASPTPAQRPPRPRVPPGPGHPGAHRPAGGVQRAASLPLRGGARRSCTEGAPGALHGRSAVAGCASRCACPRVPVQDASPGPASSSPGLRKAGHRVAAGHHAAAGHRVAAMQLCARTRPSPQAHPSWLHPLHRPGTAGAPRWAAGRAGAGWRGQTGVRSPQPPLAPLPERADEAEVAAGDDGGPLRCEEHVTGLLATAARLHRTAEQLRRQTGREQEEEEEEEEEEEEDRPPHGLDLFAALQQAVSSLERAVFSRHGWPPVPGEEWARAAKSLEELDRTPGPFPAGRVTRRGREQGAGGGLAAEEAARFEEEAAAAAAGKAALREALGRREEELSQATAALGALRDERDRLQRRVRELQDALCRIEDPCGSAGGTLGLGGAPGHGEPGLPQEPPGAAHLPLRRSQSCRGTPPLGRLVAQPPAGTAQGPGRELEQRVQQLQGCIERLKAVNQLLSATLQECKSDSERLSMVLGQHESHSTALRLAVQCSERCVEAYAALLELTRAKLEDGPGAGAAAEQGRESGAGAAQPEGMQLLGRAEPDGQEESGTGGSLSPEAPLSLQDPRGAPDEGALRERIRRLRAEQAAVQASLHAAPVPASAVTRHSEDVRARAEQALRDARPPLPGPTPWPKPDKAQLLRELAMLKEAMADLRTQLQLEETEKRGLEVLAAAQGPREAALRLLLEHLQRERGEGPGSSGSSSEEPLQDAEPGRMGAAGPQHPADPERMAQELLGALARTEELHARTQALVLALEQASAASRAQQAQCSAVTGDFFQAHSALALAYRSARRKQQAQLRRLEAQAGAVGEQHARQAQALARRLQRLEQRRAAAAAAGSETCI; this is encoded by the exons ATGGAGAAGGCAAGTGGGGCGTCCTGTGGGCCGGGCCCTGCTGGGGGGCTGGTCCTGAGCAGCCGGGGAGCCCAGGCCAGCGCGGGGCTTGGGGACGGCCGGGGAAGAAGCCCTGTCCCTGGGCCGCCCGgaactggggggggggatgcacTGGGGACATCAATCCCTGCATGGCCAggagcccctgccccccccacgaGCATCCCCTGGCCACGAGCATCCCCCAGCCACGGGCATTTCCCAGCCATGGGCATTTCCCAGCCATGGGCATCCACTAGCCATGGGCATCCCCTGGTTGTGGCTTTGGCCGTGGAGCCGAGCTCCGACATGGCTCCTGGGGCTGGTTTGGGTCTCACTGGCCCTGCAGCGCCAGCCAGGGACCAACCCCGGCCACCCAGTCCAGCCGCCGGCCCCACTGGCCACGGCGGGCCACGAGCCGCATGCACGGGGCCGTGGGCGCCCCAGACCGCCGTCGCCACGACCTTGCAGCGACGCTGCTCATTGTTCCTGCTGCAAACAGGAAACCGCTCCTGCTTCCGGCGCTGCCGCAGCACCGGCGAGGGCCGAGCCTCGCCGACCCCGGCGCAGCGCCCtccccgtccccgtgtcccaccggggccggggcacccgggTGCCCACCGTCCCGCCGGCGGGGTGCAGCGAGCCGCATCCCTGCCCCTGCGAGGAGGGGCACGCCGGAGCTGCACGGAGGGTGCTCCAGGGGCTTTGCATGGGCGCAGCGCGGTGGCAGGTTGTGCATCCCGCTGTGCCTGTCCCCGTGTGCCGGTGCAGGACGCGTCGCCCGGCCCTGCCAGCTCCAGCCCGGGTCTGCGGAAAGCAGGGCACCGCGTTGCAGCCGGGCaccatgctgcagcagggcaCCGCGTTGCAGCGATGCAGCTTTGCGCCCGAACGCGCCCCAGCCCCCAGGCGCATCCCAGCTGGTTGCACCCGCTGCATCGCCCCGGCACGGCTGGAGCCCCGCGCTGGGCTGCCGGCAGGGCCGGTGCGGGGTGGCGGGGGCAGACGGGTGTgcgctccccgcagcccccgctGGCCCCGCTGCCCGAGCGGGCGGACGAGGCCGAGGTGGCGGCAGGGGACGACGGGGGCCCCCTGCGCTGCGAGGAGCATGTCACCGGGCTGCTGGCCACCGCCGCCCGCCTGCACCGGACGGCCGAGCAGCTGCGGCGCCAGACCGGCAG ggagcaggaggaggaggaggaggaggaggaggaggaggaggaggaccggCCGCCCCATGGCCTCGACCTCTtcgcagccctgcagcaggcCGTGAGCTCGCTGGAGCGCGCCGTCTTCTCCCGGCACGGGTGGCCGCCGGTGCCCGGCGAGGAGTGGGCACGGGCGGCCAAG AGCCTGGAGGAGCTTGACCGGACACCGGGGCCTTTCCCAGCCGGGCGGGTGACGCGCCGGGGCCGGGAACAGGGAGCCGGCGGGGGGCTGGCGGCCGAGGAGGCCGCGCGGTtcgaggaggaggcggcggcggcggcggcggggaaggcggCGCTGCGGGAGGCCCTGGGGCGCCGCGAGGAGGAGCTGAGCCAGGCCACCGCCGCGCTGGGGGCTCTGCGGGACGAGCGGGACCGGCTGCAGCGGAGG GTGCGGGAGCTGCAGGACGCCCTGTGCAGGATCGAGGACCCGTGCGGCTCCGCTGGCGGCACCCTGGGGCTCGGCGGTGCCCCGGGGCACGGAGAGCCGGGGCTGCCCCAG gagccccccggcgcggcccacCTCCCGCTGCGGCGTTCGCAGAGCTGCCGTGGCACGCCGCCCCTCGGCCGTCTCGTCGCCCAGCCGCCCGCCGGCACCGCGCAGGGCCCCGGCCGCGAGCTGGAGCAGCgggtgcagcagctgcaggg GTGCATCGAGCGGCTCAAGGCCGTGAACCAGCTGCTCTCAGCCACGCTGCAGGAGTGCAAGAGCGACTCGGAGCGGCTCAGCATGGTGCTGGGCCAGCACGAGTCGCACAGCACCGCGCTGCGCCTCGCCGTGCAGTGCAG CGAGCGCTGCGTGGAGGCCTATGCCGCGCTGCTCGAGCTGACGCGGGCCAAGCTGGAGGACGGGCCGGGCGCCG GGGCCGCGGCGGAGCAGGGGCGCGAGAGCGGAGCCGGTGCCGCGCAGCCGGAGGGGATGCAGCTCCTGGGGCGAGCGGAGCCGGACGGCCAGGAGGAGAGTGGCACCGGCGGCTCGCTCAGCCCCGAGGCGCCGCTGTCGCTGCAGGATCCCCGCGGTGCCCCGGACGAGGGGGCCCTGCGCGAGCGCATCCGCCGGCTGCGCGCGGAGCAGGCGGCCGTGCAGGCGTCGCTGCACGCCGCCCCGGTGCCCGCCAGCGCCGTCACCCGGCACAGCGAGGACGTCAGGGCTCGGGCCGAGCAGGCCCTCCGGGACGCGCGGCCCCCCCTGCCCGGTCCCACACCCTGGCCGAAGCCGGACAAAGCCCAgctgctgcgggagctggcgATGCTCAAG gaggcCATGGCCGACCTGAGGacccagctgcagctggaggagaCGGAGAAGCGGGGCCTGGAGGTGCTGGCGGCGGCGCAGGGGCCGCGGGAGGCGGCGCTGCGCCTGCTGCTCGAGCACCTGCAGCGGGAGCGAGGCGAGGGGCCCGGCAGCTCCGGCAGCAGCAGCGAGGAG CCTCTCCAGGATGCCGAGCCCGGCAGGATGGGAGCGGCGGGTCCCCAGCACCCCGCGGACCCGGAGAGGATGGCGCAAGAGCTGCTCGGCGCCCTGGCTCG GACCGAGGAGCTGCACGCCCGCACCCAGGCCCTGGTGCTCGCCCTGGAGCAGGCCAGCGCTGCCAGCCGGGCGCAGCAGGCGCAGTGCAGCGCCGTCACCGGCGACTTCTTCCAGGCTCACAG CGCCCTGGCCCTGGCCTACCGCAGCGCGCGGCGGAAGCAGCAGGCCCAGCTGCGGCGCCTGGAGGCGCAGGCGGGCGCCGTGGGCGAGCAGCACGCCCGGCAGGCGCAGGCGCTGGCCCGCCGTCTGCAGCGCCTggagcagcgccgcgccgccgccgccgccgctggcagCGAGACCTGCATCTAG